Proteins encoded within one genomic window of Felis catus isolate Fca126 chromosome C1, F.catus_Fca126_mat1.0, whole genome shotgun sequence:
- the ARL6IP6 gene encoding ADP-ribosylation factor-like protein 6-interacting protein 6 isoform X4 → MSFVESGRRSAPLRRRLGTPVPFARPAFTAFTQGDSWGEGEGDEEDGCDQVARDLRAEFSAGASSEPRKGSLLQRDRDGSPVLPDKRNGIFSTVAGGRAQARRWPVQILSILCSLLFAILLAFLLAIAYLIVKELHAENLKTEDVDTGLLGMGVKLLHAELQVNRQLGRDLYQVTLEGEERMLSSAPVFGNNKFEDQRLSSFLS, encoded by the exons ATGTCGTTTGTGGAGAGCGGGCGGCGCTCCGCTCCTCTGCGCCGACGCCTCGGCACCCCTGTTCCGTTTGCCCGGCCGGCTTTTACCGCCTTCACTCAGGGGGACAGTTGGGGTGAAGGTGAAGGGGACGAGGAGGACGGATGCGACCAAGTGGCCCGCGACCTGCGGGCGGAGTTTTCAGCCGGGGCGTCGTCGGAGCCTAGAAAGGGCTCGCTACTCCAGCGGGACAGGGACGGGTCGCCGGTTCTGCCCGATAAGCGCAATGGCATTTTCTCAACGGTTGCGGGCGGACGAGCCCAGGCCCGGCGGTGGCCTGTCCAGATCCTCTCAATTCTCTGTTCGCTGCTGTTCGCCATCCTCCTCGCCTTCCTCCTCGCCATCGCCTACTTGATCGTAAAAG aGTTACATGCTGAAAATTTGAAGACTGAAGACGTAGACACTGGGCTACTAG GAATGGGAGTGAAATTGCTACATGCTGAGCTGCAGGTGAACAGGCAGTTGGGTAGAGACCTTTATCAGGTGACActggaaggggaggaaagaatgCTTTCATCTGCTcctgtatttggaaataataaGTTTGAAGATCAAAGGCTATCTAGCTTTCTGTCTTAA